The Terriglobus roseus sequence AGGAAAGACAGGCTGCAGGCACTGGTGTGGTTTCGTCGTGCTGCCGAGCTTGGTCATGCAAAGTCCATGAATATCCTGGGTGGTTTTTATGAGGATGGCTGGGAGGTGCGGGCCGATCGCACCATGGCGCTGGAGTTTTATCGGAAAGCCGCTGAGGGTGGCGACTTTCGTGGGCAGTTCAACCTGGGGCGTCTGCTCGCAGAGGAAGGCGATACCGCTGCGGCCATGCACTGGTGGAAGCAGGTGCCGCAGACGGCAACGCCGGCGTTCCTGCGGAAGATGAAGAGGTTTTTAGAGGAAGCGCCAGCGACTGCGTCACGGTCGTTCGCCGCAACGCTGCCTGATGCGCAGAGCATGCAGCAGGAAGTTGGAATGAGGTAGCAACATGCTGGTACAGGTTTCAGAAGTCCTAACGCGTGAGCAGGTGAAGCAGTTTCGCCAGGCTCTGGATGCTACCGAGTGGATCGATGGAAAGGTCACGGCGGGCTACCAGTCTGCCCGTGTGAAGGACAACGCGCAGTTGAATGAGAGCAATGCAGTTGCTGCCGATCTGGGCAGGCAGATTGTGGAAGCACTCAACAGGTCACCAGTGTTTGTTGCTGCAGCGCTGCCGAAGAAGATCTTTCCGCCGTTGTTCAACCGCTATCAGGGCGGTCAATCCTTCGGCAATCACGTCGATAACTCGGTGCGTAGAATTCCGGCGACGGGTGAGTATGTCCGCACGGACCTTTCGGTGACCCTTTTTCTAAGTGAGCCGGATGAGTATGACGGTGGCGAGTTAGTCATTGAGGACACCTATGGCTCGCAGAGTGTGAAGCTGCCCGCCGGTGATGCAGTGCTGTATCCATCCACCAGCCTGCACCACGTTCGTCCCGTGACCCGCGGTGCGCGTGTCAGTTCGTTCTTCTGGCTTCAGAGTATGGTGCGCAGCGATGAACAACGATCGCTGCTGCTGACACTGGACGTTGCCATTCAGCGATTGGCACAGGATGTGCCGGATCACGCGTCCGGGGTTGAACTGACGGGTGTTTATCACAACCTGCTGCGGCAGTGGGTGGAGCTCTAGGGATCAGGCGCGCGCTTCCCCCGGAATATGCGTGCCACAAAGCTGTCCATGTCGCTTGCGGTGTGGGCAGAGAACGAGGGACCGGATGCCGCCCTCACGGCGCCGGTCCCTCGCTGTTTGTTGGATGCGTGTTGCTCGATCTCTACCAGCAACGAATTCTGACCATCCGAATATGAGCTGCAGCGAAAAGAGCGCCCGTCATAGGGCGCTCTTTTCGTGTTTCCTGGAGAGGGTTTGTACTTAGTTCGGCATTAAAACGGTGTCGACTACGTGGATCACGCCGTTCTTCTGGAAGACGTCTGCGGTCGTGATGGTAGACGTGCCGCCCTTCTCATCGGTCAGCATGATGATGGAGCCGGACATCTTCGCGGTGAGTGTGCCGCCTTCGACAGTCTTCAACGAAGCCATGCCGTTGCCCTTCTTGATCATCTTGGCGAGTTCCTTGGAGCTGATCTTGCCGGGGACGACGTGGTAGGTGAGGATTTTCGTCAATGTTGCCTTGTTCTCAGGCTTCACCAGCGTGTCGACGGTGCCTGCGGGCAGCTTGGCGAAGGCATCGTCGGTCGGTGCGAAGACAGTGAAGGGACCTGCGCCATTCAGGGTGTCGACCAGACCTGCTGCCTTCACGGCTGCAACAAGGGTCTTGTGGATGGGCGAGTTCACTGCGTTCTCAACGATGGTCTTGCTGGGGTACATGGGAGCGCCACCAACATCGGGGTCCTTCTGTGCCACTGCGGTCATGCTGCCGCCCATGAGAGCTACGGCCAGTACGGTCTTTGCGAACTTATTCATCTGAGAATCTCCTGTGATGCGTAACTTGCTTGTTGCTTCAGTCTGTTCACCGGCCGGGTGAAGTCACTTGCTGCACTGTAGGAACGTCGACCGAACCACAGTGGATTGCGTGCCTTTGATTTTTTCTTTCGCATCGTATGGGAACCTGTTTCAGAAACGGCGAAGCGGTATGCCCATGCATCAGAAGAGATGGCTGTGGTTACCAATTCGGTGTTCGGCGTGTCCCACCAATTGACAAGCTGCTGCAGGGCTTCAAAACTACAGGGGTGTACTTGACAGGATCAGAGCAGGGAAGCCGCCAGGCACACAGGCACACGCCAGGCGGTCATGGAGACGTGGTCGAACACCAGCACATTGAGGCTCGGGACTCCGGCCTGTTCCTGATCGGTCTGTTCAAGCTGGCGAAGGCCATTTTCTTCCTGGGTGTGAGCCTGGGGGCGCTGCACTTCATCCATCACGATCTGTCGCAGACCGCGGAGCGGTTCCTGCTGGAACTGCACTTCGACCCTGAAAGCCGTGTCATTGATTTTGTAACGGACAAGCTCGCCCAGGTGACGCACCATAAGCTGCGGCTGATCAGCCTGGGCACATTTCTATACGCAGGACTGTGCTGCACCGAGGCGTACGGCCTTCTACGGCGCAAGGTGTGGGCAGAGTTTGTAACGCTGTGGCTCAGTGTGTCGTTCGTGCCAT is a genomic window containing:
- a CDS encoding tetratricopeptide repeat protein encodes the protein MMTTETKEQSLDLVRTAALCGVHQAQLMFGQMLLDGKLIERNPTWALHWFERAAKSGNLMAVNMVGRCHDQGWGTPPSAALAEQWFRKAAERGLDWGMYNLATLLTLGEGGVRKDRLQALVWFRRAAELGHAKSMNILGGFYEDGWEVRADRTMALEFYRKAAEGGDFRGQFNLGRLLAEEGDTAAAMHWWKQVPQTATPAFLRKMKRFLEEAPATASRSFAATLPDAQSMQQEVGMR
- a CDS encoding Fe2+-dependent dioxygenase, producing the protein MLVQVSEVLTREQVKQFRQALDATEWIDGKVTAGYQSARVKDNAQLNESNAVAADLGRQIVEALNRSPVFVAAALPKKIFPPLFNRYQGGQSFGNHVDNSVRRIPATGEYVRTDLSVTLFLSEPDEYDGGELVIEDTYGSQSVKLPAGDAVLYPSTSLHHVRPVTRGARVSSFFWLQSMVRSDEQRSLLLTLDVAIQRLAQDVPDHASGVELTGVYHNLLRQWVEL
- a CDS encoding fasciclin domain-containing protein; translated protein: MNKFAKTVLAVALMGGSMTAVAQKDPDVGGAPMYPSKTIVENAVNSPIHKTLVAAVKAAGLVDTLNGAGPFTVFAPTDDAFAKLPAGTVDTLVKPENKATLTKILTYHVVPGKISSKELAKMIKKGNGMASLKTVEGGTLTAKMSGSIIMLTDEKGGTSTITTADVFQKNGVIHVVDTVLMPN
- a CDS encoding DUF2127 domain-containing protein, with the protein product MVEHQHIEARDSGLFLIGLFKLAKAIFFLGVSLGALHFIHHDLSQTAERFLLELHFDPESRVIDFVTDKLAQVTHHKLRLISLGTFLYAGLCCTEAYGLLRRKVWAEFVTLWLSVSFVPWETWELARKPSLWHVAILLANLVVVAYLLWMLRRKKSRRGSRS